The Vicia villosa cultivar HV-30 ecotype Madison, WI linkage group LG1, Vvil1.0, whole genome shotgun sequence genome includes a region encoding these proteins:
- the LOC131644548 gene encoding glutathione S-transferase L3-like, translating into MATTVGAQPIRPPPLSPTSEQPPLFDGTTRLYTSYICPFAQRVWIARNYKGLQDKIQLVPFDLQNRPAWYKEKVYPENKVPSLEHNGKILGESLGLIKYLDANFEGTPLFPTDPAKKEFGEQLLSQVDTFVKDFFNALRGDTVQQSHPAFGFLENALGKFDDGPFLLGQFSLVDIAYIPFVERFHVVLVEVFKHDATEGKPKLAKWIEELNKIDAYTQTREDPQEIVDLVKKRFMPQK; encoded by the exons ATGGCCACCACTGT AGGCGCTCAACCAATTCGTCCTCCTCCGTTATCTCCAACTTCCGAACAACCGCCTCTTTTTGACGGAACCACCAG gttGTACACCAGTTATATTTGTCCCTTTGCGCAACGTGTATGGATCGCTAGGAATTATAAG GGACTTCAAGACAAGATCCAATTGGTTCCTTTTGATCTTCAAAATAGACCTGCATGGTATAAGGAAAAAGTATACCCTGAAAATAAG GTGCCATCTTTGGAGCACAATGGCAAGATATTGGGAGAAAGTCTTGGTTTGATCAAATATCTTGATGCTAACTTTGAAGGAACGCCTCTCTTTCCCACT GATCCTGCCAAGAAAGAGTTCGGTGAACAGTTGTTATCCCAGGTTGATACCTTTGTCAAAGACTTTTTCAATGCATTAAGAGGAGATACTGTGCAACAGTCCC ATCCTGCTTTTGGATTCTTGGAGAATGCTCTTGGTAAATTTGATGATGGACCATTCCTGCTGGGTCAATTCAGTTTG GTGGATATTGCCTACATTCCTTTTGTTGAAAGATTCCATGTTGTTCTTGTTGAGGTGTTCAAGCACGACGCCACAGAAGGAAAACCTAAACTTGCAAAATGGATTGAG GAGTTGAACAAGATTGATGCTTATACACAGACAAGAGAGGATCCTCAGGAAATCGTCGATCTTGTCAAGAAGCGTTTTATG CCTCAGAAGTGA